The sequence below is a genomic window from Oncorhynchus tshawytscha isolate Ot180627B unplaced genomic scaffold, Otsh_v2.0 Un_contig_4912_pilon_pilon, whole genome shotgun sequence.
GGGTGTGGCTCATGAAATTTAACTCAGCTTTCCAAAGAATGTGATTAACCACAGATAATTCATGATTTAACTAATGGGGGCAATTACTTTGTCACATAGGGCCATGAGAGTTCGGATAGCTTTTTTCCCTTAGTAAATAAAATGATCACTtaacccaagtaaacacaaaatgcagttcATCTTTGTATAATATTAAAATGTGTTTGATCGgaaacatttaagtgtgacaaaaaaataagaaatcaggaagggggcaaatactttttcacagcacagtatatatacaggactAGTTGAATAGGatagccttgactagaatacagtatatacaggactagttgaataggatggactagaatacagtatatacaggactagttgaataggatggccttgactagaatacagtatatacaggactagttgaataggatggacttgactagaatacaggactagttgaataggatggactagaatacagtttatacaggactagttgaataggatggccttgactagaatacagtatatacaggactagttgaataggatggacttgactagaatacaggactagttgaataggatggccttgactagaatacagtatatacaggactagttgaataggatggccttgactagaatacaggactagttgaataggatggactagaatacagtatatacaggactAGTTGAATATTATGGACTTCACCagaatacagtttatacatatgaagtggttaaaacagtatgtaaacattattaaagtgaccagtgttccatgtctatgtacaaaGGGCAGCCGTCTCTAAGGTGCATGGTAGCGCAACCGGGTGGTAGTCAGCTAGTGacaagttcagggcagggtactaggtggaggccggctagtgatggctatataacagtttgatggccttgagagagaagctgtactgacctcgccttctggatgatagtggtgtgaacaggccgtggctcgggtggttgatgaacgtgatgatctttttggccaacCTGAGACATTGGGTGCTGTcagtgtcttggagggcaggcattgtgccccggtgatgcattgggcagaccgcaccaccctctggagagccctgaagTTGTGAATggtgcagttaccataccaggcggtgattcagccagacaggatgctctcaatggtgcatctgtaaaagtttgtgggtcttaggggccaagctgaatttcttcaacctcctgaggttgaagaggtgctgttcagtcttcttcaccacactgtctgtgtggatggaaatcttgcttgtttgtaggtgaccaaatacttattttccaccataatttgcaaataaattcataaaaaatcctacaatgtgattttctggatttttttcccctcattttgtctgtcatagttgaagtgtacctatgatgaaaattacaggcctctctcatatttttaagtgggagaacttgcacaattggtggctgactaaatactttttcaccccactgtatatataccacttCCATATGAAAAATCTGCCAAAGTGATTGAAAATGTTGTGGAAAGTAGTGATCAGTGATGCACTTCAGGATAAATGCAATATTAGTATGCACCAATCAATCAGAGATTCAGACTAAAGTAATCAAATGTTTGGTCTAATGATATtctatgtacaatacttcctgTGGTCACCAGGACAGAGCTAGTCCGTCCCCTTCCAACCTGCCGGAGTCCCCTGGTCACAACTCTCCTGGTAGCGCCTTACTGCTGGATCTGAAGAGGGTGTCTGTGAGGCTGGTCGACTGCAGGAAAACACCAGGGCAGAGTGGAACTGTGAGAGAAGGACATGAGGAGGTTGATTTGATTTCATCAAGTAAGAACAATGGGGGGGTGGATGAGACCACAATCTGCTTCTGCAACTTCTGTTAATTAATTCATAAACAGTAAACACTCAGTGGCCAGTAAATTATCGATCCAGTTTTGTGAATGGAgggggtgtacctaataaactgaccaaTGAGTGTATATTGATGATAAAGACAGCAGGTTGTCTAGTAGTTAAAAGCATTGGGCCACTAATCGAAAAGTTGCTTGTTAAAATCTCTGAGCCAactaggtaaaaaatctgtctgtgtgcCCTTGAGAAAAGTACAAAACCCTAtatgctcctgtaagtcgctctagagaaaagcatctgctaaataacaAAAAGAAAGTGTTTATGGACCCATATTTCCAAAACCTATTATTCAGTGTCTTTGTTTCACAGGTGACACCCCTAACTGTCGTTCTCTCAGTGGGAGGAGCTTAtcatctggggagcctcaacaacatgtTACTGACGtgacagagaagagtctctccagatcagaacacctcaagaaacaccagcagagatGTAGAGGGAAGAAAACTCACCACTACTGCTttgactgtggaaagagtttcactcgcaggagtggcttcattaTGCACCAGCGGATTCACACCCGAGAGAAACCGTACTGCTGctctcagtgtgggaagagtttcacctGTGCAGGAGGTCTTAAAGTACACCAAAGAATCcatactggagagaagccttacagcTGCCCAGAATGTGGGAAGTGTTTTACTGCTTCTAACGCCTTCAAATATCATTTGCGAATTCATACAGGGGAGCGGCCTTACCCCTGCCTTGATTGTGGAAAGAGCTTCAACCAGTCATGCAACCTGACGACACACAAGCTAACACACACTGGagtgaagccttatagctgtgatcagtgtgggaagagcttcaatcaGGCAGTCCACCTGACGACACACAAGCTAACACACACTGGAGTGAAGCCTtacagctgtgatcagtgtggaaagCGCTTTGCTGTAGCTTCCACCCTGAATagacaccaggtaacacacacaggagttaagccttatagctgtgatcactGTGGGAAGAGCTTCTCTGTAGTTTCCTCCCTGATTAGACACCAGgcaacacacactggagagagaacttttgtctgtctatgtgggaagagctttgctcTAGCTTCCACCCTGACTGtacaccagcgaacacacactggagagaagccttatagctgtgatcagtgtggaaagAGCTTTGCTGTATCAGAAAAACTAACTAtacaccagcgaacacacacaggagaaaagccttatagctgtgatcagtgtgggaagagcttcagtcAATCAGTACACCTGAATacacaccagcgaacacacacaggagagaatccttatagctgtgatcagtgtgggaaaagCTTCAGTCAATCAGTACACCTGAATtcacaccagcgaacacacacaggagagaaaccttacagctGTGAGCATTGTGGAAAGAGTTTCAGTCAATCAGGGAGCCTAAATtcacaccagcgaacacacactggagagaaaccctatGTCTGTTTttgtgggaagagctttgctcATTTAGGGCCAATGAAAAAACACCAGAAAGCAAAAATGTGCCGTATTTCATCTTCCGCTCCGACACCGGTTCCAGATCCCTAAATAAAGGATCAATAGAAAACATATATTGAACAGTCATATCCATCTCTTTCTTGCTCTGCTTTCATAACACTGtgaacaaggcaggtcctacaggccctagttttgtcgcaccttgactactgttcagtcgtgtggtgaGATGCCActaaaaaggacttaggaaaattgcatttggctcagaacagggcagcacggctgacccttagatgtacacagagagataatattaataatatgcatatcaatCTCTCcttgctcaaagtggaggagagattgacttcctcactgcttgtatttatgagaggtattaaCATGTtaaatgcaccgagctgtctgtttgaactactggcacacagctcggacacccatgcataccttacaagacatgccacaggaggtctcttcacagtccgcaagtccagaacagactatgggaggcgcacagtactacatagagccatgactacatagaactctattccacatcaaataACTGatgcagtaaaattagatttaaagaGCAGATTAAAACAACACAGACACGCGATAACACAGACACGCGATAACACAGACACGCGataacacagacacatacagacacgatAACATACAGACACGATAACATACAGACACGATAACATACAGACACGATAACATACagacacgataacatacacacacgataacatacacatggatttagtactgtagatatgtggcagtggtggagtagggccctgatggcacacagtgtgttgtgaaatctgttaatattttgtaattatttttaaattgtataaactgccttaatctcaattgtctcgaggcttaaaaatccctttttaacctgtctcctccccttcatctacattgatttgaagtggctttaacaagtggcatcaataagtgatcacatctttcacttggattcacctgttcagtctatgtaatggaaagagcaggtgatcatgatgttttgtccactcagtgtatgtccATTAATATGTTATTAATATATCAAGTCATAAAAATTTTAATTCATCACTACATGCAAATTAGAACTGGCCAGCTACATTTTTTTGGTTGTAAGCAAATCACAATATCCAGAATTCATAGCGATTTCAGGACTTGGAGAACCGCCCTGTGAAGGTTTATCCAGTTGATGTGAGAAAAATGTCTGTTTGTAGCCATCACTTTCAACTAGAGGATTTTGAAACAGAACTGAATTCTCAACTCTTGGGGTTGCCATGTCGTTGAACGTTGAAAAGTGATTCTATtctatcaaaaaaaaaaaatcctctctTTCATCTCAAAGATGAAGGCATCCAGTCAGCTAACATCAGCACAGCAGAAAAAAGAAAAATCTGAGGTAGCTAACGAACTACATTTGTATATCTAAACCAAAATCTAGCTAGCTTTCCTGATACACTGGCTAGACATTCCAAAGCATATCAATGTAATGTGGGGGGGGGTCAGGGGGAAGAGAAGCACCATCCTCAGTGGTTTTTCAGAAAAAAATGTTTCAAACATTTTAAGTTATCCTTTTAGataaaaactatactaaatataatcatgtTACCAAGTAATTTATTAAAACATactattttgcaatgaaggtctacagtagcctcatcagcactctgtagggtagcaccatggtgtagctggaagacagctagcttccgtcctcctctgggtacaatgacttcaatacaaaacctaggaggctcatgatTCTCAccaccttccatagacttacacagtaattattacaacttctggaggacgtcctccaacctatcagacctcttgcagcatgaactgacatgggGTCGTGtgtttttaatgagtgtaggggcAGCTGCTGAAAAGTACCTGGGTGTACAAGATTTTACTGCTGAAGAGTTAATAGATGTTTTGAGAtgtcaaaatatatatacatttaaaaaatatattctgaaATAATGGTAGGGTTGGTTGGTGGTGCAATTAAATGTGTGTGTCACATGTTACGTGATTGAAAACACCCACTACTGTAGAGTAGTTCACTTTTAGGCCTATCCCTCTGTAcgggtatatctctactactctcaccactcctccccttaacccatcttcctctactttcttcactgcctcagcatatgacaacttctgctctactctaaccctggaaacctcaacctgcctctctctcacacaggacaTGTCTGatccccagctccatgggcacccctacaattaacacattccactactttccccaatgctacacattcctttgtctcatgcccttctgcacacttctcaaaCCTTGGACCCTCCctactacacactgctgccacataggaacaccttgGACCCTCCctactacacactgctgccacataggaacacctttCTGCCCAACAGAAATACAAACAATTATCACTAGACAACTTCTAGTTACTCCCTCCGATTCCACATGACCCAACTCTTTTTTTCACCCAccgtgaaaccacaaatggatcagccaaaaggcaagagtccactttttccataaacttcactcctactgtcaGACTCTTCCTCATCCTCGGTGTATACCTCGGTCTCCGATAACTTTACCACACCTTTCACTTCCGATACTtcaccctcattcacttccatttcttcTCCTGTCTTCAGCTCACTCTGCTTACACGTTCTACCATTTGTTCTTTgacaaaccatctccctttttcCCCACCATTTTTATCCAAATCGagctcaccctcttccctctctcttagacctctttctccctctctttttccctccattcctcctccatttTCCAAGTACACatctccttatgataatactgccGCTCCATCCCTGACACCCATCTTGTACTTTCTCTAGGGACTCCATTTTCCCCCTGAAATTAGATGTTTTTTTAGTGGATGTCTTTCTGGCTTCAAAACAAACACCACAGTCATTCGTTTTATGCTTATTTCCAATCCTGTGTATCAAATGCTGGACCCACTCACCTGTTTAGCCTTGCTTGCTACCATCTGTATATCTATAATCCCATTTATTAACGTTAATCTGTTTTTGTAGTTAAAATAATTTATTGTCTCCAgtgtgttctcttcctctctctccactttcctctcttcctctctctccacttttctctctctccactttcctctcttcccctctctccactttcctctcttcccctctctccactttcctctcttcctctctctccactttcctctcttcccctctctccactttcctctcttcccctctctccactttcctctcttccctctctccactttcctctcttccccctctctttcctctttccctctctctccactttcctctcttcccctctctccactttctccttcccctcttcccctcttctctccactttctctctcttcctctctctccactttcctctcttcctctctccacttttcctctctctccaccttcctctctctccactttcctctcttcctctctctccactttcctctctctccactttcctctctctccactttcctctcttctctctccctctttctctccactctcttcccctctctccactttccctcttctctctccactttcctctcttccctctctccactccttcttcccctctctccactttcctctcttcccctctctcccttttcctctcttcccctctctccacttttcctctcttctctctctccactttcctctctctccactttcctctttcctctctctccactttcctctctctccactttcctctctctccactttctctctctctccactttcctcttccctctccactttcctctctctccactttcctctcttcccctctctccactttcctctcttcccctctctccactttcctctcttcctctctctccaccttcctcctctccactttccctctctctccacttttctctctctccactttcctctctctccactttcctctctctccactttcctctctctccactttcctctcttcccctctctccactttcctctctccactttcctctcttcctctctctccactttcctctctcctctctctccactttcctctctcctctctccactttccactttcctctctctccactttctctctcttcctctctctccactttcctctcttcccctctctccactttcctctcttccctctctctccactttcctctccacttcctctctctccactttccctctctctccactttcctcttccctctctctccactttcctctctctccactttcctctcttcctctctctttccactttcctctctctccactttcctctcttcctctctctccactttcctcttcctctctctccactttcctctctctccactttcctctctctccactttcctctctctccactttcctctccactttcctccacctctccctctctctccactttcctctcttccctctctccactttcctctcttcccctctctccactttcctctcttcccctctctccactttcctctcttcccctctctccactttcctctctcttcccctctctccactttcctctctctccactttcccctctctccactttcctctcttcccctctctccactttcctctcttcctctctctccactttcctctcttcccctctctccactttcctctcttcctctctctccactaaaaatcgaatacatttttattggtcacatacacatggttggcagatgttaatgcgagtgtagagaaatgcttgtgcttctagttccgacagtgcagtaacatctaacaagtaatctaacaattccccaacaactacctaatagaCACAattctaaaggggtgaatgagaatatgtacatataaatatatagatgagcaatggccgagtggcataggtaaggtgcaatagatggtataaaatacagtatacacatgtgataggagtaatgtaagatatgtaaacatttattaaagtggcattatttaaagtggcattgtttaaagtgactagtgattgggtctcaatgtaggcagcagcctctcggagttagtgattgctgtttagcagtctgatggccttgagattgaaaacactgtaaactgatGATTTTAGATGAGGATGCTGTTACAGTAACAAGTCACATTGACAAGTGAATCTTGAGCAATGTTACATGGGGCAGAAATTGCACCAGGCTACACCCATACCTTTTTACTGTAGGCTTCTGCTACATGCCACAATACCCCCATATCTCATGGTTTCttctatgtatgtactgtatatggatACTGAAACtgagactgacatttttctcaACATGCTCCAAGTGGGATAACTAGAAGCAGTAGTTCTGGTGTTTAGGTTTTTCATCACTGGTTATTTGAACAACATGATTTAGCAGGTGTTACCATCTTTCACACGTTGGAAGAGGACATTCAGCCCGTATCATGACAGAGCGGGTCGAGCTCCTCGTTACGGATCTTCTCCTTGTTCTACCATCTGTTAAACCATCTgtttacctaataaactggccactgagtgtatattgaTAAGGgtagcaggtagtctagtggttaagagcgttgggccactaatcgaaaggttgctggttcgaatctttgagccgactaggtgaaaaatctgtctgtgcccttgagcaaggtacttaataaccctaattgctcctgtaagttgctctgaataagagcttctgctaaataaCAAAACAGTTAAACGTGTTATCGTATTTGTTTATGGACCCACATTTGCAAAACCGGTCTATTCAATGTCTTTGTTTCACAGGGGACTCTCCTAACCGTCGCGCTCTCAGTGGGAGGGGCTTATCACGTTGCTGACGTGACAGAGAAGactctctccagatcagaacatcTCAATAAACACCAGCAGAGACGTACAGGAAGAAacctcactgctgctctgactgtcgGAAGAGTTTCACAAGCCAGAGTGGCTTCATTATTCACCAGCGGATTCACACCCGAGAGAAATCGTATTGATGCTTTCAGTCTGGGAAGAGTTTCACCTGTCCAGGAAGTCTTAAAGTACAACAAAGAATCCGTACAGGAGAGAACCCTTACAGATGCTcagagtgtgggaagagtttcccTACTTCTCAAACCTTAAAATTGCATCTGAGAATTCATACAGGGGAGAGGCCTTACCCCTGCCTTGATTGTGGGAAAGCCTTGCTTATACACTGGagtgaagccttatagctgtgatcagtgtgggaagagcttcaatcaGTCAGGCCACCTGACAAAACacaagctaacacacacacaggagaagccttatagctgtgataaGTGTGGGAAGAGTTATGCTGTAGCTTCCATCCTGAATAGACACCACACTGGAGAGACACCTTGGATAtatgtgggaagagctttgctaATTTTAGGACCAATGAGACAACACCAAAAAGCACAAACATGGCTTATTTCATCTCCCATCTATCCAACACCAGTTCCAGATCCCTAAATAAAGGATCTATAGAAAACATCTAGTGAACAGTCATATCCATCTCCCATTCTTAAACAGTTGCCTCAGTCTGATCACCATGGTAACCTCTGTGCAGCATAATATGCagctctgatctaggatcaggtctcccctGTGTCTATGTAATATCACACATTGATCTACATGGATAAATGTTATCATAGGAAATGTCATAGTGAACCTGTGGGGGGATGTTGATAATTGTATCTTCTTTCATGTACTCATGATACTATTATTATTAAATGTCATTATGTAGAATAATTGATCAAAACATTCAATCCATTATCTTCTGAACAAGATGTTATCACTTTATATTTTTATAATAATATCTAAATAGATTAAAATGCTCCTTTTAAAATTATCAATAATACATTGGATAATAATATCCATGAGGTCCAGGTAATAACTATGCATACTGTCTCTTGTAACAATGGTTAATGTAATAACTTTTAGATTTATGTAATAAAACTggtaaatgtaatgtcatgttggTTAATATGATAAAATGTTGAATTGTAGTAATAAATTACTCCGTTTAATGTAATAAGTTACATTATCAGGTGAGTTACAACTTTAATGAATAATGTAATAACACCTAAACCAATGTTTTATGTGTTACCTCACTGATGTTAATGCACATACCACCCTCCACCAATTACAAACCTATGCACCtgtactcacacacaaacacacactcttgtATTTGTcccatacacatgtttagcagatgttattgcgggtgtaga
It includes:
- the LOC112240589 gene encoding zinc finger protein 2 homolog isoform X2; protein product: MDRDRASPSPSNLPESPGHNSPGSALLLDLKRVSVRLVDCRKTPGQSGTVREGHEEVDLISSSDTPNCRSLSGRSLSSGEPQQHVTDVTEKSLSRSEHLKKHQQRCRGKKTHHYCFDCGKSFTRRSGFIMHQRIHTREKPYCCSQCGKSFTCAGGLKVHQRIHTGEKPYSCPECGKCFTASNAFKYHLRIHTGERPYPCLDCGKSFNQSCNLTTHKLTHTGVKPYSCDQCGKSFNQAVHLTTHKLTHTGVKPYSCDQCGKRFAVASTLNRHQGTLLTVALSVGGAYHVADVTEKTLSRSEHLNKHQQRRTGRNLTAALTVGRVSQARVASLFTSGFTPERNRIDAFSLGRVSPVQEVLKYNKESVQERTLTDAQSVGRVSLLLKP
- the LOC112240589 gene encoding zinc finger protein 2 homolog isoform X1; this translates as MDRDRASPSPSNLPESPGHNSPGSALLLDLKRVSVRLVDCRKTPGQSGTVREGHEEVDLISSSDTPNCRSLSGRSLSSGEPQQHVTDVTEKSLSRSEHLKKHQQRCRGKKTHHYCFDCGKSFTRRSGFIMHQRIHTREKPYCCSQCGKSFTCAGGLKVHQRIHTGEKPYSCPECGKCFTASNAFKYHLRIHTGERPYPCLDCGKSFNQSCNLTTHKLTHTGVKPYSCDQCGKSFNQAVHLTTHKLTHTGVKPYSCDQCGKRFAVASTLNRHQVTHTGVKPYSCDHCGKSFSVVSSLIRHQATHTGERTFVCLCGKSFALASTLTVHQRTHTGEKPYSCDQCGKSFAVSEKLTIHQRTHTGEKPYSCDQCGKSFSQSVHLNTHQRTHTGENPYSCDQCGKSFSQSVHLNSHQRTHTGEKPYSCEHCGKSFSQSGSLNSHQRTHTGEKPYVCFCGKSFAHLGPMKKHQKAKMCRISSSAPTPVPDP